The following proteins are co-located in the Halococcus saccharolyticus DSM 5350 genome:
- a CDS encoding GNAT family N-acetyltransferase — protein MYVRLATHEDRAALPALHTAAVEAFGPDGYDADQVRKWAKADERSPDDYDVDATDEHFTVAVRESEVAGFGHLVLDAGEVHAVYVHPDHAGRGVGSALLAELEGYARGRGCSVLTLQSSLNAAGFYEKAGYERVGESESPGGLAVVEMRKEL, from the coding sequence ATGTATGTCCGCCTCGCGACCCACGAGGACCGCGCCGCGCTGCCCGCCCTCCACACCGCCGCCGTCGAAGCGTTCGGCCCCGATGGCTACGACGCCGACCAAGTCCGGAAGTGGGCGAAAGCCGACGAACGCTCGCCCGACGATTACGACGTCGACGCCACGGACGAGCACTTCACCGTCGCGGTTCGCGAAAGTGAGGTCGCGGGATTCGGCCACCTCGTCCTCGACGCCGGCGAGGTCCACGCGGTCTACGTCCATCCCGACCACGCGGGCCGCGGCGTCGGGAGCGCGCTACTCGCCGAGTTAGAGGGGTACGCCCGTGGACGGGGCTGTTCGGTACTCACTCTCCAGTCGTCGCTGAACGCGGCCGGGTTCTACGAGAAGGCAGGCTACGAGCGAGTGGGCGAGAGCGAGAGTCCCGGCGGATTGGCGGTCGTGGAGATGCGAAAGGAGCTGTAG
- a CDS encoding DUF7384 family protein produces MDEPNPARVVADADVLAADLLVGGPARTALDIVRSHSWVDLVASDPLLNDCESIVAALADAGLAAAHRDKLDALRMRVDHPEDDHPALASAATGDAAHVLSFDDRLQGAAAGVEIRSHVATSVKDPTAFARLFDPERLWPVVGDGAYPGPDRDPRS; encoded by the coding sequence ATGGATGAGCCGAACCCGGCGCGAGTGGTCGCCGATGCCGACGTGCTCGCGGCAGACCTCCTCGTCGGCGGCCCCGCACGTACCGCACTCGACATCGTTCGGAGCCACTCGTGGGTCGATCTCGTGGCGAGTGACCCACTGCTCAACGATTGCGAGTCGATCGTTGCGGCACTCGCCGATGCCGGCCTCGCGGCCGCCCACCGCGACAAGCTCGACGCCCTCCGGATGCGTGTCGATCACCCCGAGGACGACCATCCGGCACTCGCATCGGCGGCGACGGGCGACGCCGCCCACGTCCTCTCGTTCGACGATCGCCTCCAGGGAGCCGCGGCCGGCGTCGAGATCCGCTCCCACGTCGCCACCAGCGTCAAGGACCCCACCGCTTTCGCCCGTCTGTTCGATCCCGAGCGGCTGTGGCCGGTGGTCGGCGATGGCGCATACCCCGGTCCAGACCGCGATCCGCGGTCCTGA
- a CDS encoding SWIM zinc finger family protein, whose protein sequence is MTHTRNTPVSRKQSLAPDLDGMADRAARAWRERMAVDPLDGGRYVVESASGATYVVSLPNSRCSCPDHSIRGERCKHLRRVAIEVTEGRIPPPGFRAADCLACGRETFVPDAIRLPLCFTCGFEPGDRVRDRETGDLLTVVAVTDRRADEVEITATDSTVAAHPTNRAYDSAEPVVEAVYPGSERRYSFPRSRLVRRPRAVSVGDSSPTVTG, encoded by the coding sequence ATGACACACACTCGAAACACACCCGTGTCACGAAAGCAGTCGCTCGCCCCCGATCTCGATGGGATGGCCGACCGGGCCGCCCGCGCGTGGCGCGAACGCATGGCGGTCGATCCGCTCGACGGCGGGCGGTACGTCGTCGAGAGCGCGAGCGGTGCGACTTACGTTGTTTCGCTCCCCAATAGCCGGTGTTCCTGTCCCGATCACTCGATCCGTGGCGAGCGGTGCAAGCACCTTCGTCGGGTCGCGATCGAGGTGACCGAGGGTCGGATCCCGCCGCCCGGGTTCCGCGCCGCCGACTGTCTCGCCTGCGGTCGTGAGACGTTCGTTCCCGACGCGATCCGGCTCCCGCTCTGTTTCACCTGCGGGTTCGAGCCCGGAGATCGGGTTCGTGACCGAGAGACCGGCGATCTGCTCACCGTGGTCGCCGTCACCGATCGCCGGGCCGACGAAGTGGAGATCACGGCCACCGACTCGACCGTCGCGGCCCACCCGACGAATCGTGCGTACGACTCCGCCGAGCCGGTGGTCGAAGCCGTCTATCCCGGTAGCGAGCGCCGGTACTCGTTCCCTCGCTCGCGACTCGTCCGCCGGCCACGGGCCGTGAGCGTCGGCGACTCCTCACCCACCGTGACCGGGTGA
- a CDS encoding DUF7472 family protein, with translation MERETFVETAVSSAAVALFLVAIVAVGLMYPNLEGAGGFALVGSLVFFVVVMVATGYWLSRQ, from the coding sequence ATGGAACGGGAGACGTTCGTCGAGACTGCCGTCTCTAGCGCTGCGGTTGCGCTGTTTCTCGTGGCCATCGTGGCCGTTGGTCTGATGTACCCGAACCTCGAGGGTGCTGGCGGGTTCGCGCTGGTCGGGAGTCTGGTCTTCTTCGTGGTGGTGATGGTGGCGACTGGCTACTGGCTCTCGAGGCAGTAG